The Cylindrospermum stagnale PCC 7417 genome segment CAAAACTGTATTAACTTATTTTTAACTGTTCTCAATCAAATTATTGATTTAATAGCTTTTTGTGGGATTCTTTGGTCTATTTCTAAATTACTGGTAGGGATTTTAATTGTTTACTCGATTGTTGGTAATGTTGTTACTGCAATTTTTAGTCAAAAATTAATTATCCTCAATTATGACCAACTAAAATGTGAGGCTAATTTCCGTTACGGCTTAGTTCATGTCCGCAATAATGCCGAATCCATCGCTTTTTATAGTGGTGAACAGCAAGAAGCTAGCCAAGTTAAACAGCGATTTAATCATGCTATGCAAAACACTAATCACATGATTAAATGGCAGCGTAACATGGAGTTTTTTACCACTGGATACCGATATTTAATTATGATTATTCCGTATTTAGTCGTTGCACCTTTATATTTAGACGGCAAAATCGAACTGGGTGTGATTACTCAAGCTACTATTGCTTGTAATCAGGTGTTAGGTGCGCTATCAGTTATTGTCAGTAAATTTGAAAGTTTAAGTGCTTTTGCAGCAGTAATTAATCGTTTAGGTAGCTTCTCTCAAGCTTTAGATGCACCACAAGCGCAAATTAACTTTGAATCAACCATTGAATTCGTCACTGACAATCATTTAGAATTTCAAAATATCACCTTACAAACTCCCAATTACGAACGCACCTTAGTCAAAGATTTATCAGTAGTGGTCGCCGATGGTGAGAGTATGTTAATTATGGGGAATAGTGGCTGTGGTAAAAGTTCCTTACTGCGTTCTTTAGCTGGGTTATGGAATGCAGGGACAGGTAAGATTTACCGTCCTGATTTAGCAGAAATAATGTTTTTACCTCAACGTCCTTACATGATTTTGGGAACGCTACGCGATCAATTACTTTATCCTCGAAGCATTCATAATTTCACAGATGCAGAACTCAATAAAGCCTTAGAAAAAGTCAATTTAGCAGAATTACCTGATAGAATCGGCGGTTGGGATGTACAACTAGATTGGGATAATGTTTTATCTTTAGGTGAACAACAACGTATTGCCTTTGCGCGACTGTTATTAATGCGTCCCCGTTATGTAATTTTAGATGAAGCCACAAGTGCTTTAGATATGAAAAACGAGGAGCAGCTTTATCAAGAATTACAACAAATGCACACGACATTTATTAGTGTGGGACATCGCTCTAGTTTGATGAAATATCACAAATTATTGTTAGAATTACGAGGCGATTCCACTTGGCAGCTTTTACCCACGCAGAAAAATCAAAGCCTGCTGGTAGGATCTGGGGATTAATCTCAGATGTTTAGGGATTTCCAAGAAATAAATTATCCAAATAAACGTAGACCAAAAGTCGTGCTTTAGGCTAACGCAGAGACATAAAGAACACTGAGGGAGGAGAAATAGAGAGGATTTTTGCGTCAGTTTTGGGATATTTTTTGATTTGGAAGTCCCTTACTGGGATAATTTATGAGTATTTGATGCTGGAGCGATCGCTAAAATCCATTCTAGGCTGAGTACTCTTTAAGACGTGGTAGCAACCCAAACAGACTCAAAAGAGCGATCGCACTTAGGGCTACTGGAGTAATCATCTCAAAACCATATACATCTTGGAAGCCTTGCTTAATCGCCTTGTCGAAAGCGTCCTGATTGATGTCGAAAGCCTTTTGATTAGCGTTTCTGAACTCATCAAAGGCCCAGTTTGATTCTCCTGGCTTCATACCTAAGCATAAAGCGATCGCTTCTTGATGTTTGCCACTGCGCTCTAATTGGCGGATTTGCCCATCAATGGCTACATATTTGCCCAACGTCAAGAGGTTCTCTACCATAGCTTTTTGCTCACCGTCAAAGGTGACATTGTTCAGTTCCTCAGCTAGATAACCTTTGAACCCATCTACCTTTTTACCTTGGGCGCTATAGGCTGCGGCAATTGACTCAAAAGTTTGTCCATTAGGCAGTTGGGCGATTTGGGTAATATTTTTAATAAAAGCTTGTTCGTGGTTTCTGGAAAAAGCTGAGTCTAGTAAATAGCGGCTTTCAGTAGTATTAGCGATATAGGCAGCGGCTCTGGCTTGGCGCAATGAATGCATAGAAGTGAAAGCATCCTCCTTCGCAACCCGCAAATTTTGGGAAGCTGAGAGCAACGCCCCTCCTGTATAATATAAAAAGATAATGGCGATCGCAGTTGCCCCCAACAACCCCGGATTTAAGGTGCGGCGCATCCGCAGACTGAGAAATATTTGCAACCCCACCAAAACGTTGATTAATGCCACACCAGAAACAAAAATCAACATTAAAGATTTACTAGCAGCCAACTTTTGCTCGGCGTAGGTATCCTCTAAAGCTTGCAGGTTAATCTTGTCCAACTCATCCGATGCCGGCAACAATGTCTTATCCATGATTTCCCCAGCGGCTCGGTAAGCAAATAGCATGGCATTAGTCTCACCCCTAGCGTGGAAGTCCCGCGCCTGCTGGATTTTAGCGATGTAGTCCCCTAGCCCCAGTTGCATAGTCTCAATCGCTTTTCGCTCTTTATCCCCATAGCTGATATTCTCCGCAGCAGTCACCAGCCTTTCAGCCACTGCTTCATATCGCTCTCGATAACCCTTAGCGGCTTCTTGGTTTTGTCCAGGGGGAACTAGTAGTTCATTAGCGGCATTGGCATCCATACCTGCAAGGGCATCTTTGAGGCGTTGAGCAGTAACGATACTTGGAGTTGCATCATTACCAACTGTTTTGATAGCGTGTCTCTGCTTTTGAACTCCGCTAATTGTCGTAACTAGCAATAGTAAACTTGCTGCCCAAGTGAGGTATAAACCACCCTTGAGCAGTTGCGGGGTTGTGAGGTTGCTAACTGCCTTATTTGAGAAGGTGATAATCTGACTCATATTTTTGCTACTTTAGGATAATTGGCGGATAGCTTGAACAATGATTCGAGTCCAGTGCCCTAGGGTAAATTCGTCACCGTCTTGCAGTGGTACATCCGTCATTGGTTCTAATTCCACGCCCTTGAATTGTGTACCGTTAGAAGAGCCAATATCGCGCAGAGTTAACCCCCCGTCTGCTTGCAAGTTTAATACAGCATGGCGGTGGGATACAGCACCATCAAAATCTAGGGCAATTTCTGGGTTAACTGCCCGGACTTGGCTATTGCGCCCAATCAAGTTAGTTTCCTTATTGAGGCGAAATGCGATCGCTTCTTGATTGATTGGTGGTTCTGGGCTGTTGGGATGACGCAGAGATGAATCTATTTTCACCACAACCTCCCAGCCAACTATCGGAGATTTTCCCTGCTGCTCTACAAATTGCACGGGGGGAGAACTAATGGTAATCGGAACTTCGCCATGTGCTCCGCTGACAAAGTTGTAACCGCAAATCTCACAAAAATCTCCAGTATCAGGCTCACGGGGAGCGCTGCAAGCTGGGCAGATTTCTGGCGTTACTTTTGAGGCGATGGCATTTTTAGCTAACTCTAGTAGTTCAGGTATCCCCTGAATTTTGGCGCCGCACTCTGAACAAAAATCCGATTCTGTTGATTTGTGTCCTTTAGGACATCTGTATGTAGACATAGTTACTTCCAAATCAAAATTCCAAAATAATTAAATAATTTTAAATTCAGAAATTTTGAATTAATCGTTTGGATTGGAGCCATGCGTGGGAGCAACTAAATTTTTTTTGGTGATTCTTCATTTTGAATTTTGCATGAAAGAATTTTGAATTCCCCCAAAGGGGGTTGACTAAGATTTAGGAATGCGAGTGGTTTTAGTAGAACGAGTTTCCAACGCCATCGCGTCTTCTTTTGCCACTTCTCGCTTGAGCCGCACTGTACCCGTTGGCGCATCCTGGATATCAACTACGGTTTTTAGAAGTTTAGCAGTTGCCTCGTTACCCGATTCATGAGCCAATTTTACAGCTTTGCCTAACTTCGCAGTTGCCATTTCAATATCACCCTGAGCGCGAGCCTCTAATCCCTCCTGAATAGACTGTGCTAGTTCTGCCTGTCCGGTGTAATGAGCAACCCGCCTGTCAATTTTGGTAGATTTGGCATCATCATCTGTCCAAGTCGCCAAAATTCGGGCTTCGGCGATTTTGGTTTCAGTGCCGTTGAGGGTATACACTAGGCTGGCTCTACCTGCTAACATCTCATCCCCAACATTACCCGGATTTACCTCAATGCAGAAGTGGTAATCACGGGACTCTTTAACACCCCAAGCACCGGTGGGGTAATCAACAACTTGAGGTTTAACTGATTTGGCGCGATGGGTAAGGTCTACAATATCGGGACTCACTTGTTTGCAAAACAGGATTTTTGCTCCTTGGGGTGTCCATAGACGCATAGCAACATCGCTCACATCTTTGCTCATCGCTTTTTCGAGAATCGCCCGAAAGTCGGCGGCAATCATGTCTGCGTTAGGAATAATATCAGTTGTACCCAGGAGTTTGCCTGCAATTAGCTGGAGTTGAGCTACTCGCCAGTCAGTGCCCACACCCCGACAATCACATTGAAAAACCCCTTCACACTGCTGTAAAACCTGATTCAGTTGCTGCTCATCAGAATCATCGTTCTGTCCATCTGTGAGCAGTAATGCTTGACGGACTGCGTTAGGCATTTTTTTAAACTGTGTCAGCCCTTCAGTTAGCCAGGTAGACATGAGAGTGCCACCGTTAGCTAAGATATTTTTAATCGATGCGATCGCCTGCTGCTTTTTCTCAAATGTCGCTGGAGACACCGGAAACACCACGCTAGCTTTAGCCGCACCAGTAACGATAAAGAAGTGGGCATCTTCTGGCAGCAAATTAACAGCTTTAACTATGGCATCCCTAGCAGCATGAATCTTGCCGCCTCCCATTGAACCAGAGGTATCACAAATAATGCCAAAGAGTCTGGTAGTACTATTCGTTGCCGCTACTCCTTCACCTGCTTCAACGCTGACAGTCATGATGGCGTGAACTTCTCTCTCTCCTTGGGGAAGGTATTGATTTTGAAAGACTTCGGCTTTAAATTGGTTAGACATTCAGGTTTTCTCCCTTGATTTATCTTCATTTTTAATAGATTTGGTTTTTTGCTTTTCATAAAATAGACAAAACCGCAACAGTAATATTGTCATGTCCGCCGCAGTTACGCGCAAACTCGACAAGTGAGTGAGAGATGGCGTAGGCATAGCCCGCCGTAGGCATCGCATCTTTACCTGATGACTGCTGTACCAAGTTAGCCAGCTGCGTTGCTTCTGGGGCATAATTCCACAATCCATCGGTACACAGCAGCAGATATCCTGAACCAGGAATAGTAAAGTTGACAATCGAGGGAATGGCATCTTCCATTGCATCTGCCCCTAACCAACGGGTAATTGCGTGAGCATGAGGCGATTGGCTAGCTTCTGCTGCGGTTATTTTACCCTCTGCTACCACTTCAGTTAGCCAGGAATCATCTCTAGTTAACTGCTGGGAGCTATTGGCAGAAATCCAATAAGCACGGCTATCGCCTAGCCAGCCAATAGTAGCAGTGCCCTCTTGAACAATGGCAGTAACAATGGTGGTTGAGGGGGGATCTAAATTGGCACTTGATTTATAAGGGATATTACATACTGATGCCAAGGCAGTGGTAAAGGCTAATTTGGTTGCTGATTCTGGATTGTTCCCCTTTAAGGCAGTAGCTGCGGACTGACAGGCATTGAGAGCAGCGGTTTGGGCTGCTAAGTCTGGTTGATCGGAACTAGAAACGCCATCGCAAACTACGAGAATATACGCCTGAGTGCCAGATACAAGTTGTAGGGCGAGGAAATCTTCGTTACGTCGGTGTCTGAGTCCGCGATCGCTAACACCTGCCAGATGCGAGTTAATTATCACTTCGAGGTGCTCACGTTCTACAGGAACTTGGCGAAATCCACATTGAGAACAATACCCCTCAGGATCAATCGCTTTAATTCCTGCACCGCATTTTTCACAAGCTAAAGATGTCAGAGATGCCCCGCATTCTTCACAAAACTTGTCACCTACTACAACGGCAGCACCGCAGTTTGAACATTGCATCATAAATTATTAATAATTAGTCATTTTTGAATTTTGAATTTTGAATTATTAAAACAGGGTTCTGGGACGTACTCGATTTGCTTGATCAACTAAGGGAATTTTCTCATTTCCACTTGCTAGGTGTGCCATGTCGCGCAAAGTTTTTTCTAAGCCGCACCTCAGAGGCTTTTCCTCAAATGGCTGTCCCAAAATCTTCAAATCGGCGGCGGCTTTTAAGGTGCGTGAAGTCAGCAATTTTAGGGCAGTTTCCAAGACTTGTTTAGTTAGGCGATAGCGGTCAATACCTTCCAAGGTAAGGGTTTCAACTGCTGCTGAAGCTGCTTTAAGTTCTTGGGTTCCTGGCATCGTGCGATCGCTATCAATTAAACTCCGGGCAATTTCTACACGCGATCGCGTAAACAAATTAGAAGTTGGCGGTACCCGTTCTAACGCCTTCACCGCACCCAGACGATCGCCTGTCGCACAAAGACAACGCCCTAATCCAAACGACGCCGATACATAACCAGGATCGGTGCGGGATACTAAGTCATACATCTTAATTGCTAGTTGGTAATTTTGCGCCTGTTCTGCTGCTAGTCCCAAAGCTAGTTTCGGCGCTACCTCCCCCGGTAAATCAAAATAAGCTTGGTCGATTGTTTGCTGTGCCTCTTGGAGTTTACCCTGTGCCATGAGCGATCGCCCCCGATACCAAAAAACTCGCCAGTCCCAAGGATCTTTAGCCTCAACTTTAGCGATCGCTTGTTCTGCTTCATTGTATTCACCCGCGTCAATTAAGCTATTTGCCAAACGCAACCATGCTTCCTTGGATGTAGGATATTGCTGGACAACAACCTCTAAACTCACACATCGCTTGACAGGATCGGCAATCGCACTGGCATTGAGTACAGCATTAAAGCCAGAATCGCTAGAATCTAACAACGGTATAGGCAATTGCCGATAGTCGGCGGTAATTAATTCAAAATCTCCACTATTGGTGAGAGCCAGCATATCGCCACCAAATAAGTTGCTAGCATAAGGACGGGGAATATTCGTGGCGATCGCCACCACTTCCCGCAGTACACCCAATAACTGATCTGCCATTTCATCTGCTGACTGAAATCGATCATCAGCATTTTCAGCGGTAGCTTTGATTAAAAACCGATAAAGTGATTCTTGTTCAGCAAACAGGGGTTCTTCTTGAGGACTGGGCAATTTATAAAGGTGTTCTTTGCTAAAACCCTTAATTTCCGTCAGCAACACCGCCAAAGTTCGACCAAGAGTATATAAATCAGAAACGATTGTCGGACCTTCCCCGGCTTCGGGGGCACTATAGCCGACAGTACCGTAGATATCACCATCGGGGTCATCGAGACGGCGAACACCACCTAAATCAATTAATTTCACATCGCCGCCCTCAACCATAATATTATCTGGCTTGAAGTCGCAGTATACCAACCCCAAAGAATGCAAATAAGCAAAGGCGCTGAGGATGCGGTGAATATAGGCGATCGCTTCTGCCACTGGTAAGGGGCCCCGACTCTTACGAATTTCCTTCAAAGTTTGACCCCCGACATACTCCATCACAATAAAACCCTCGTTATTGTGGTTAACAAAGTTGTAGATCCCCACAATATTCGAGTGTTTCACTGCTGCCAAAAATTGCCTTTCTGCTACAGCAACAGCGGCACTAGAAGCGTCTTCTGTATTCAGCAGTCCTTTGAGGACGACGTAGCGAGACAGGGTTTGATCAAAACCCAAGTAAATCCAACCTAAACCACCAAATGCGATCGCCCCTTTAACTTCATATTGCCCGACAACTAAATCACCTCTTTTGAGGCTAGGAATAAACGAAAACTTCTGTCCGCACTTGCTACAAAATCCTTTTTCCCGTCGCAGCGGATGATTGCAATTGCCGCAGAATCGTTTGTTATCTGGTACTTGCGGGTTGGGAATTATCGCTTTTTCTGGCTCCGTTGAAGGCAGTTCTGGCACAGAGATTAATCCTGCACCCAACTGTCTGCGGCTACTGCGGGCAGAGGTGCTACTGGTACGCCGTGAACCCTTGGAACGGTTAGTTAGCGGTGAAGAACCGGTATTTGTGGTAACCGATGAATTCCTACCCGTGATAGTTGCGCTTTGCTTTTGGCTAACTACTGGAGTTTTCACCGCTGCTAGTCCGCAGACGTTGCAATAGTCATCTTCAATAGTACCAGTGCATCCATTTCTTGAGCAGCGTAAGCCTTCCATATTAGGGATTGGTAATAGGTAATTGGTAATTGGTAATAGGTAATTGATAATTGATAATTGGGAAAAAGGTAATTAGGCATTGAGGGAATTTTTGAATAAGTCTCTTTCTTTTTTCTGCCAATTACCCATTACCCATTACCTATTACCATTTAACCGCTTTTCATATTGGGAAACTAATTCAGCCGCTTTATCTAAGGGAGTCGGGCGCATATATAGCAGTTCCTTTGCCTGTTGTGCTAGTTCAGCTAAAATGGCATCTTCGATCAATCTCCGCACCAGCGCTTTGGCTTTGAGGGCGTCAAGGCGTCCACGTAACTCCCGACGAGTTTGTAGAAGATTGTTATGGGCTGTATCTGTGCGTTGTGCTGTTACCATGTACTCTCTGGCTTTGAGCAGCCAATTGTCTAAACCAACCATAACTGGATTGACTAAACCCTGTGCTAATTTAGTTTCTAACTTTGTCAGCCATTGGCTAAGAGCATCTATTTGCGCCTGGGGCAATGGAGTTTGCATTATTGAGTGATCCACAATTTTTTCTTGGCTTTCCGCAAAAGTAGCAACA includes the following:
- a CDS encoding FHA domain-containing protein — encoded protein: MSTYRCPKGHKSTESDFCSECGAKIQGIPELLELAKNAIASKVTPEICPACSAPREPDTGDFCEICGYNFVSGAHGEVPITISSPPVQFVEQQGKSPIVGWEVVVKIDSSLRHPNSPEPPINQEAIAFRLNKETNLIGRNSQVRAVNPEIALDFDGAVSHRHAVLNLQADGGLTLRDIGSSNGTQFKGVELEPMTDVPLQDGDEFTLGHWTRIIVQAIRQLS
- a CDS encoding serine/threonine-protein kinase; the encoded protein is MEGLRCSRNGCTGTIEDDYCNVCGLAAVKTPVVSQKQSATITGRNSSVTTNTGSSPLTNRSKGSRRTSSTSARSSRRQLGAGLISVPELPSTEPEKAIIPNPQVPDNKRFCGNCNHPLRREKGFCSKCGQKFSFIPSLKRGDLVVGQYEVKGAIAFGGLGWIYLGFDQTLSRYVVLKGLLNTEDASSAAVAVAERQFLAAVKHSNIVGIYNFVNHNNEGFIVMEYVGGQTLKEIRKSRGPLPVAEAIAYIHRILSAFAYLHSLGLVYCDFKPDNIMVEGGDVKLIDLGGVRRLDDPDGDIYGTVGYSAPEAGEGPTIVSDLYTLGRTLAVLLTEIKGFSKEHLYKLPSPQEEPLFAEQESLYRFLIKATAENADDRFQSADEMADQLLGVLREVVAIATNIPRPYASNLFGGDMLALTNSGDFELITADYRQLPIPLLDSSDSGFNAVLNASAIADPVKRCVSLEVVVQQYPTSKEAWLRLANSLIDAGEYNEAEQAIAKVEAKDPWDWRVFWYRGRSLMAQGKLQEAQQTIDQAYFDLPGEVAPKLALGLAAEQAQNYQLAIKMYDLVSRTDPGYVSASFGLGRCLCATGDRLGAVKALERVPPTSNLFTRSRVEIARSLIDSDRTMPGTQELKAASAAVETLTLEGIDRYRLTKQVLETALKLLTSRTLKAAADLKILGQPFEEKPLRCGLEKTLRDMAHLASGNEKIPLVDQANRVRPRTLF
- a CDS encoding vWA domain-containing protein translates to MSNQFKAEVFQNQYLPQGEREVHAIMTVSVEAGEGVAATNSTTRLFGIICDTSGSMGGGKIHAARDAIVKAVNLLPEDAHFFIVTGAAKASVVFPVSPATFEKKQQAIASIKNILANGGTLMSTWLTEGLTQFKKMPNAVRQALLLTDGQNDDSDEQQLNQVLQQCEGVFQCDCRGVGTDWRVAQLQLIAGKLLGTTDIIPNADMIAADFRAILEKAMSKDVSDVAMRLWTPQGAKILFCKQVSPDIVDLTHRAKSVKPQVVDYPTGAWGVKESRDYHFCIEVNPGNVGDEMLAGRASLVYTLNGTETKIAEARILATWTDDDAKSTKIDRRVAHYTGQAELAQSIQEGLEARAQGDIEMATAKLGKAVKLAHESGNEATAKLLKTVVDIQDAPTGTVRLKREVAKEDAMALETRSTKTTRIPKS
- a CDS encoding ABC transporter ATP-binding protein/permease is translated as MDKIKSRFWQQFLTVAQPYWFPLNAGSKSFLMLVFLLVVFVFGAFFGSIGAFGLIGEQYFPQLLNNLAPGLPEFIHQNINSPVIHLVRLACLIPLIVFAYYWKYLKYHWRAWSMLAGLLLIISYVSAINVVGSYVGRDLVTAIANKNSPEYFRLLFIYAGVLIVTTVIVVISQYFRKKLAIHWLNRLTNYFLQKYFQKRAYYYINSNPDIDNPDQRISLEIGSFTQNCINLFLTVLNQIIDLIAFCGILWSISKLLVGILIVYSIVGNVVTAIFSQKLIILNYDQLKCEANFRYGLVHVRNNAESIAFYSGEQQEASQVKQRFNHAMQNTNHMIKWQRNMEFFTTGYRYLIMIIPYLVVAPLYLDGKIELGVITQATIACNQVLGALSVIVSKFESLSAFAAVINRLGSFSQALDAPQAQINFESTIEFVTDNHLEFQNITLQTPNYERTLVKDLSVVVADGESMLIMGNSGCGKSSLLRSLAGLWNAGTGKIYRPDLAEIMFLPQRPYMILGTLRDQLLYPRSIHNFTDAELNKALEKVNLAELPDRIGGWDVQLDWDNVLSLGEQQRIAFARLLLMRPRYVILDEATSALDMKNEEQLYQELQQMHTTFISVGHRSSLMKYHKLLLELRGDSTWQLLPTQKNQSLLVGSGD
- a CDS encoding PP2C family serine/threonine-protein phosphatase, with the translated sequence MMQCSNCGAAVVVGDKFCEECGASLTSLACEKCGAGIKAIDPEGYCSQCGFRQVPVEREHLEVIINSHLAGVSDRGLRHRRNEDFLALQLVSGTQAYILVVCDGVSSSDQPDLAAQTAALNACQSAATALKGNNPESATKLAFTTALASVCNIPYKSSANLDPPSTTIVTAIVQEGTATIGWLGDSRAYWISANSSQQLTRDDSWLTEVVAEGKITAAEASQSPHAHAITRWLGADAMEDAIPSIVNFTIPGSGYLLLCTDGLWNYAPEATQLANLVQQSSGKDAMPTAGYAYAISHSLVEFARNCGGHDNITVAVLSIL